A region of Micropterus dolomieu isolate WLL.071019.BEF.003 ecotype Adirondacks linkage group LG01, ASM2129224v1, whole genome shotgun sequence DNA encodes the following proteins:
- the LOC123971444 gene encoding regulator of G-protein signaling 20 encodes MGSERVEMRKRQMQVPQEAAASVLQAHHRMGNTPTNASNACCFCWCCCCSCSCLTVRSEDETIQRSTFERTTEETTNCEESLKPTLEDARSWTTSFERVMKSAAGRSCFRQFLRTEFSEENMMFWLACEELKKETNKTVVEEKVRQIYEDFISILSPKEVSLDSRVREVINRNMQEPTSQTFEDAQQQIYTLMQRDSYPRYINSTAYTDLLKSLEEPPPEP; translated from the exons ATGGGCTCAGAGCGGGTGGAGATGCGTAAGAGACAGATGCAGGTTCCTCAGGAAGCAGCTGCCAGTGTCCTCCAAGCGCACCACAGAATGGGAAACACCCCTACCAACGCCTCAAAcgcctgctgcttctgctggtgctgctgctgtagctgctCCTG TTTGACTGTTAGGAGTGAAGATGAGACAATCCAAAGGTCCACTTTTGAGCGCACAACAGAGGAAACCACTAACTGTGAAGAAAG CCTGAAGCCTACTCTGGAAGATGCTCGCTCCTGGACGACGTCATTTGAAAGGGTGATGAAGAGTGCAGCGGGTCGCAGCTGCTTCAGGCAGTTCCTGAGGACAGAGTTCAGCGAGGAGAACATGATGTTCTGGCTTGCCTGCGAGGAGCTCAAAAAGGAGACCAACAAGACTGTGGTGGAGGAGAAAGTCCGTCAAATATACGAGGACTTCATCTCAATCCTTTCCCCTAAAGAG GTCAGTTTGGATTCACGTGTTCGAGAGGTGATAAACCGCAACATGCAGGAGCCGACCTCACAGACGTTCGAGGACGCTCAGCAGCAGATCTACACGCTGATGCAGAGAGACTCGTACCCCCGCTACATAAACTCAACTGCATACACAGATCTGCTGAAGAGCCTGGAGGAGCCTCCCCCGGAGCCATAG
- the lypla1 gene encoding acyl-protein thioesterase 1: protein MCGNNMSAPLPAIVPAARKATAAVIFLHGLGDTGHGWAEAFAGIRIPHVKYICPHAPTMPVSLNMRMSMPSWFDIYGLSPDADEDESGIKRASESIKALIDQEVRNGIPSHRIILGGFSQGGALSLYTALTTQQKLAGVVALSCWLPLRKSFPQASASSANKDMHVLQCHGDADPLVPFLFGSQTAEKMKSLINPANVTFKSYRGLPHSACPEEMVDIKRFIEKQLPPISAE, encoded by the exons ATGTGCGGCAATAACATGTCAGCGCCTTTACCTGCCATTGTGCCTGCTGCCCGGAAAGCCACTGCGGCG GTGATATTTCTGCACGGCCTTGGTGATACGGG GCATGGCTGGGCAGAAGCTTTCGCAGGCATCAGGATACCACATGTGAAATACATCTGTCCACACGC TCCCACCATGCCTGTTTCTTTGAACATGAGAATGTCCATGCCTTCTTG GTTTGATATCTATGGTTTGAGCCCAGATGCAGATGAAGATGAGAGTGGTATTAAAAGAGCGTCAGAGAGCA TTAAAGCCCTGATAGATCAAGAAGTGAGGAATGGTATTCCTTCACACAGAATTATCCTGGGTGGATTTTCACAG GGCGGAGCATTGTCTCTGTACACGGCTTTGACAACTCAGCAGAAGCTAGCTGGTGTGGTCGCTCTGAGCTGCTGGCTCCCTCTACGCAAGTCCTTCCCTCAG GCTTCTGCCAGCAGTGCAAACAAGGACATGCATGTCCTTCAGTGCCATGGAGATGCTGACCCCCTGGTCCCCTTTTTATTTGGCAGCCAGACAGCAGAGAAGATGAAAAGCCTCATCAATCCAGCCAACGTCACCTTCAAGTCGTATCGGGGTCTACCTCACAGCGCTTGTCCAGAG gAAATGGTGGACATCAAACGATTCATAGAGAAGCAGCTTCCTCCCATCAGTGCTGAATGA
- the mrpl15 gene encoding 39S ribosomal protein L15, mitochondrial, whose amino-acid sequence MSFPKKPGGKASEVLQNLPRITLANLRPEPGARKSDKRRGRGQHGGNRSGRGHKGERQRGTRPRLGFEGGQTPFYLAIPKYGYNEGHSRRPQYQPLSLKRLQYLIDLGRVDPTQPIDLTQLVNGRGVTIQPLKRDYGVQLVDEGADIFAAKINIEVQRASEGAVAAIERNGGVITTSFYDPISLGILIKPVPFFLRGQPIPKRMLPGEDMVPYYTNAENRGYLADPEKIRQARLALAQKYGYILPDISKDELYHMLSMRKDARQIFFGLAPGWVVNMPEKKILKPTDEKLLKYYSS is encoded by the exons ATGTCTTTCCCCAAAAAGCCCGGCGGTAAAGCTTCAGAAGTTTTGCAGAATCTGCCTCGGATAACTTTAGCAAACTTAAGGCCTGAACCCGGAGCCAGAAAATCG GACAAACGGCGGGGCAGAGGACAGCATGGAGGCAACAGAAGCGGCCGAGGACATAAAGGAGAGCGACAGAGAGGCACCCGGCCCAGGCTCGGATTTGAGGGGGGTCAGACTCCCTTTTACCTGGCCATACCAAAATATGGCTACAATGAAGGACACAG TCGCCGTCCTCAGTACCAGCCTCTGTCATTGAAACGACTGCAGTACCTGATTGATCTGGGACGAGTCGACCCCACCCAGCCCATAGACCTGACCCAGCTTGTCAACGGCAGGGGAGTGACAATCCAGCCACTGAAGAGAGACTATGGGGTCCAGCTCGTTGATGAG GGTGCCGATATTTTTGCGGCAAAAATTAACATTGAGGTTCAGAGAGCTTCCGAAGGAGCTGTAGCTGCTATTGAGAGGAACGGAGGAGTCATCACTACCAGTTTCTATGATCCTATAAGTCTTG gtatTCTTATTAAGCCCGTCCCATTCTTCTTGCGTGGGCAGCCCATACCAAAACGAATGTTACCAGGGGAGGATATGGTCCCTTATTACACAAATGCTGAAAACCGGGGTTACTTGGCAGACCCAGAGAAGATCCGGCAGGCCCGGCTAGCCCTGGCACAGAAGTATGGATATATTTTGCCAGACATTTCAAAGGATGAACTGTATCACATGCTCTCCATGAGGAAGGATGCTCGACAGATCTTCTTTGGCCTTGCTCCAGGTTGGGTCGTTAACATGCCAGAGAAGAAAATCCTTAAACCCACTGATGAGAAACTTCTGAAATATTACAGTTCATAG